The Pogoniulus pusillus isolate bPogPus1 chromosome 24, bPogPus1.pri, whole genome shotgun sequence DNA segment CTGGAAATATGCTAAGATCTCACTGCTTGCTAATGGGAAGTTTACCAGGGCATAATGCACTTACAAATACCAAGATAACAGATACAAAATATTTGTAGTCAGCATTAGCATTAACACAGCTACTTTCATAATACTTACACTTTGTAGATTCCCAAAATGCTCGGCAATAGGTAAAATGAAGGTTTCTTATTCTTAGACTTTGATCAGAACATTTCCTAAAGAGCTATCATGACTGCAGAGAAAAATTCATAATCTAATTTGGTATCTCAGACATGTCAACCTGTGCGTTTCTGATTCATGATCTTAAAATACTTAACTATTAGAATGCAGCTATAGCTTTAAAATGACACCTTGCAGAGCACAGCCTTCATCTCCCCCATtactctccttcctcccccccatcACATTTGTGAAGTCTGTGATAAAAAGCAATTTTTGCCAACTGACGGTCTGGTCAACAGGACCTGAAAAATAGGTGTTTGAGCTAAATTATATTTTTTAGTACAATACTCACACTGAGCAAAGTATTTACTAATATGCTTCAAATGAAGGTTTCATAACACCATATACAGACACCAGTGAAAAGACATCTGTGAGAATGGGTAGGGAAGTCTTATGTACCCAACTCCACCAAATCTAAGTTTGCCTGCCTACCTTctacagcacagggctgtgaaAAGCAGCTAACAGTATTGAGATTTCTTCCAGCTTTACTTCATTCAGATGCTTTTTTAAGGGAAAGAACAGGACAGGCTAAAGCAGGACAAGAAAGCAACACACATGCTCACTATAGAAGAAAGCAGAATAAAATCGCACAGGACAGTGTACATTATTTCTTTGGAACTGTCCTGCCAATCTCAGCTGGCTttgaaaagcattttttttctctttttaaagaaaatacaCAAAATTAGAAAGTCTCTGGAGTCTAAGAATTGTCACCAGGAAAAGCAAGCCAGGATGAATCCTGGAGCAgttcagccaggaggagaaTGCTGCTGAACTATACTGAGTCACTGGTTACTGATGAttatctggccaggctgggagtcATTCTGCCATATCTAGAATAATGGGCCATGGTCTCACCTTGAGTCTTTCAGTGTTACCTCAAATTTGATACCAGATTTCTTTCTCTGACTTCTCTGTTGTAAAGATTTCTGTTTAACTGCATATTAATAAATTCAGCTTAAAGTAATTATTGttcttttcctgtttccttTTTGTTTAAGCCTATCAACACTCAGATTGAATAAACTTAACCCTGTACTCTGCTCCTAACCATGCATTTTATTTTAAGACATTCATCCAGTACTATTGAATTTGACAAGTTCACAACATAGATTAAGAAAGCTTATAAGCCTGGGTATATTTGAAAACCAGCTATTTGCTCCATCTAGAGGtgctttcccccttctctttacAGAGGCTAAATACAAAACTATTAGAATTAGGATTTGATTTCCCCTGAGACCTTTAGATCCATCTATATAAATAGTTTGGTGAACAAAGAAGGGAAGTTTGACTAAATAGAGGCTCCAAGCCAATAACACAGAGTGGAACAAATACTGGATTGACCCTAAACCCGTTTTCTCAGTAAAATAATATCCTATCCTAAGTTAGCAGACTATCTGGGCAGCTCATAAGCCTGTCTCTGGCAGCTTAAAGGTATCTGTAGAGCACCATGTCAGCGCTCCAAAAGAAAGATGAGCCACAGTCGAAACAGCATCCTTCTGTTTCACTAGCAAAACCAGGGCAGCTTAGGGGTTCTCCCTCTGGAACCTGGCCTAACACAGACAGGTCTGGCACCTGGTCTTGCCAAGACAAGTGCAGCTGCTATGTAGGGCATGGTGCAAAGTGGGCAAAACTACAGGCTCCAAGAGAACGCCTTCTGAAGTTTGAGTGAACATAATGTACACGTTCAGCGCAGAACCGATCCCACAAAACAAGTTACAGCAGGCACTGATTGAGCTGGACAACATTAACGTATTACAACCTGAACAGCTTTTTTCCTTGCAAATGTCACCCAAATATTCATGGTATTTAAATTTGTcaacactgcagctgtgcatTGTTACACCCCTTATGAAAAGCACAGACTTGTTTCTGGTTTTTCTATCATGTAGAACAGTGACTTCAGATTTATAGCAAGTATTAATGAACATAATAGATTTTTAAGTTCTGATTTTACTACTTCTGTCTTTCATATTTAGAAGCAAATGCATGGATTTACTGGCTGTGGGGTAGAACTAACTTAGGGAATCAGACTATTATAGAATTCTGCTCGTAAAGAAACATTTATGGGTATTCTAACAGGCACTGCATAGATTGTAGCAGCATTTCTATTTAGAAAAATaatccagagaaggggaacatAACATAAAACAAATGAGTCTCTTAGGAATCATTCAAAGTATTACCTAGGTCACACACGACAGGCCAGTTTATATACTTTAAATGTAGATGGTTTATTCCCTGTTTACACACACCTATCATGACCTTCCACATAAGGCACTGTACCAAGGTGGAAGGTAGGGATAGTTGCAATTCTGTTTAAGGAAAATGAAGTTGCAAAAAAACTATTTATTTTGGATATAGatgcagaaaagagaaaatctaCAGAACAAAAACTGTCACATGTAAAATCTGACTTCTGCATTCTGAAGTAGCAATAGAAACATTATTTAAATACAGCCAATGTACATAAGTTCAATTCCTAAGCAGAGCAGAATCCCTCCTTAAAATGCCATCATTTGAAGCATACCTGTCACAGTTAGGTCCCACTCTGTTGATTAATTTTTCCATAGCTTCTTCTGTCTCTCTCAATTTTTCCTGGAGTTGATTGAGCTCATAATCAGCTGTAAAATAAGCAAAGTGACAAGATCTGTCAGTAGGAACTTTGAATGTGTATCCCTGTGCCATTCTCACAGGCAGCACATGCTGTACTGAACCAAactcactgcaaagaaattaAAGCACTCTGCTTTAAGAGTTCTGCCTACTTCTCTTGGGCGAAGAAGGTGAAGACTATTGTCAGTGGTAAAGCACCATTTTTCAAAGGCTCCCAAGCAACCTCCCGGTAAGCAGTGAGAGggccactgaatcacagaaacatccaggttggaaaaggccctcaggatcaccaagtccaacctttaaccctaccttaaactatatccctaagcaccacatccaaatgacccttaaacacatccagagtgggtGACTCAACCATTTCCCTGagtagctcattccagtgcctgaccactctctccatgaaaatttttttctaatatccaatctaaacctaccagcctcagcttgaggacatccccccttgttctgtctccaattacctgtgagaagagaccagcagcggCCTCttcacaacttcccttcaggtagttgcagacagcaatgaggtctcccctcagcctcctcttactcaaactaaccatccccagctgcctcagtcactcctcataagatttattctctaggcccttcaccagtttcattgccctcctctggacctgctccagaacctccacatctctcttgcattgcagTGCCTAAAACAGAACACAATATTAGACTAGCTTTAATTTAGCATAACACATTAACAGTAAAGATGCAACAGCATGAACAGCCACAGAAATGCTTGAGCTCCTTGTTTGGCTTTTGTAGTTCACACTCAAAACCCTGTACCTGAGACTGCAGACGAAAATGAACCAGCCTAGGTTAGTGAAACAGTTGCCCCAGGCGCACTCATTTAAACAGCACAAAGATATAACTGAAATCCAGTATTGTGGGAATGGAGAAAGACGTCCACAAGCACCCTGCCTTTAGAAAGGTCTCTGTTCTGGCAGAGAATGCCATCACTTCATGTATCACTGATGTCATAGTACTGCATGTCTGAGACTTTAAAAATAGAGGAAGCAAAGGGAAGTTATTCAATTCAAGTCAGTAAGTGGCTACTCAGCCTTCAGGTGGCTTGGCCCCTGCTCTGCTACAGCTTGCCATGAATGCTTTAGGAATACAAATGAAGAGCATTATAAAAAGGCAGAATAATTGTCATCACTAATTCTCTGGGTTATAATGATGGTAAATGTTTAACTTACTGCAAAGTTAGTTTCTCTTACTAAgcattagagaaaaaaaaatacaattacCATTGCTAATAAATTGCATAAAATTGGAAGGCACAGTGCAGTGTAAGTGCACTGAGAAGACAATCTATAGCACTGAGTACATTAGCTATTCCTAATATACGCATTAATGTCAAGATAATTACAGCTATGTTAAGAGAATTACCTTACTGTTAGCACTTTCATAAGGCCCTAAGTACTTTACTTCCCTATTACAACTTAGCCAgccaaacaccacatccaatcTTCACTACTCATTCAATCTTCAATAGTAAGCTAATTTATCTAATGAATGCCTACAAGCAGTTGAATCTCTCCCACTGATGCTTAAGTAAAATCAAAATAACATTTCCCAATACTATTTGCTTGCTTTATTGCACTTATGAAAACTCTGAGCATtgcaaaaagggaaggaaaaaggtaGGGAAATGCCTGGTGATGGTTAAGAATTCACAAATTCAAATGGATGAAACTAGATATTaataatatatttatatactATTACGGATTATGGGATAATTATACATGGACATCTTATTATCCATTTTCAACTATTAGCTACACAGCTCTTCAGCAAATCCACAGAGTTAATTCAGCAGACTTCATGAAAAGCAACTGCTTCCAGGAGGGATTGAGATCAGGCTACTGTTGCAGAATATCATTAGCTGAATGAGATTAGAAAGTGACCACACAGTAATTCACTTGAAATCTTGCTCATTCCACCACAGAAGCTTCTGGGTTGCTCTTTATGGGAGAGAACAGTAGCTTTACAGTGTGCCCAGAACTTGACGAACCTGGTTGGACCATGTCTCTACAGAGTCAAGAACTACCCAGCTATATCATACCTCAAAAGTCATACTCACTGATTTTCCTCTTGGCATTTCCAGGTGCAGCAGTAGGGCAtttcctctctccagcagtagTTTTTCCCTTGGAAGCCAGCTGGTCAGTGAAAACAGATAACCCTTCTATGAGTTACCACCATAACAATATATAAGCCCCAAaggcaacaggaaaaaaaggattaaaaacCCTAAAATATGTCAGAGAGTAACCACAGAAAAGCATTCCCAGCAGTGAAACCAGATGACCATGAAAAATGCCTGGGAAGTATTGCCAGCTGAAAACTCCTGAAACACACTTggaataaattatatttttaagcACAGTGAAGACATAGCTCATAAAAATAACTTGGCTTCAGAATTACTTATCTGTTTCATTTTTCTGTGtataggaagagaaaaaaaaccccccaCCACATTGGGCAGTTATTGTGAAATAAGAGGCAGGTCCTGAAGGAATTATGCGACCCTGCTTGTCTGTCCTGCAAGGCTTTCTACCATTATTCCTTATCAATTTTCCAACTGCAGCAAAGACACTGCATGGCTCTATAGAGCAGATGCAGGATGTCCATGCCTTTTGTCTTCTGTTTGATCACTTTACCCAATTCACTTTGTCCTTGCCTCTGTTAGACCAAAGCAGGCTCAACTGTTTGGACACTGCCCATTCTGGACTCCCACTCAAAGGAAAGAACATTTCCACAAGTCCACTTTTCCCTCCTTCCACACAGCTGACTGTCATTGCCAACGTGCAAGTCACATCTCTGTAACAAAAAGCTGTGAGAAGTTCAAAATATGTGTGAAAAACACCTGAGGGGAATTTGCATGTGCTTTTTATTTAAGCTACCTTTGAACCAGCACCTCAGCTGAGGTGGTTCCAGCATGGTAAATACAACCTAACAAACTCCCATTCAACAATGGTGGTGGTGTTCCAGAAGGTATGCAAGAACTGTACTCCCTCTCTCTCACTTTAAATGTCTATCACAGTATGTGATATATACAGTATACGTAACATGTAGTCACGCCTAACAGAACAGAAGACTAGGTGTATGTTCAAAATTAATATAACATTGTTCTAGACATGCACATTttccagagaaaaaaaagtccttAAAAATACAGCAAGAGGACAGAAGTTAATACAGGACCACAATCACCCATGCCTGCTTTCTCAGCTCCAGTCTTTGCAAGAGCAAAAGCCACAGGACACATCAGGCAAAAGTCCAGCAGAAGTTGTGGTATTTTGATCATGTCTGAAACAGAGCCATGTACAGAAATCATTTCTGTTTCAAGATTTATTTCAGTTATTTCCCCGAGTTTTCAATTTATGTTGGTCTTACCTTGAATAGAATGTACAAGATATATAAGAAGATGCCAAATCCATATATAGGGATAATCTGCCCCACAAGACCTCTCCCACTTCCACCAGCACTTCCGCTACCACCTCCACCTGCCTTGGCTTTGGCAACTGCTTCAGCAAGGTGAGACCTTGGAAAGTGAGGGGCAGCTGGACTGCTTGGAGTGGCCTGGTAATGCATCCTTGGTGGAAAGCGACCCAGCTTCCCTGCAAAAAAACACACAGACATTAATATCTTCTGTTACTTCTCTGTTTTCTACAACTGCCACAAGTGTAGCTATCTATTACCTCTACTTTTTAATGCACCCCTAGTGGTGAATAAGTAACTTGTATGACTATAATTAAGAAGTCTGCAAACTGTGGTCCACTGCTCCAAAAAAAGCACCCCAACATATCACCTGTTTTCTGCTGTGAGTGGGATCTTGCAGTATTACACAAAGGCATGTCAATGTATAAACCACTACCTACTAAACATCCTGATGCAAGACTGCAGTGTTTGCCCAGTGCAGCTATGGCTGTTGGCATGGCTATTGCCGTAAGAAGTAGTACTTCACCTGATTTTTACCAAATGAGTATTGAAACAAAGTGGTGCATCTCAAACTGCTCTCCTGAAAAATGCATGAGGTAAAGCACTGTTAGGAGAGGATATAGACTATAGCCTGGGACATAGTATCTTTGGTGTTTCagatggggaaaaaatggtTTCTAGGAGAGGCAGAGATAGTTTGAAATGACACAGGGGAGCGAGCTTAAATTCATGCATGGATGCTAAAGTAAGTATGCAGAGAGCCTGAAACAGTGCTGTGGACAATTTAAATCAACAGACAATTAGAGTGTATACTTACTAGGGAGTGACATCAATACTCGTGAAACTGCCCAGGTGGACCACAACTGACCAAACCCATTCAGATCAGCTCAGGCTTAACTTTGAGAAAGCTGCTAGCTGCACTTTAATTTCAGGGAATTATTCAAAGTATGTTGGAAAGCATAGCATCTTATTTACAAGAGAgtctcactgctgcagcaggaatgcCTCGTGGCAGTAGGTGACTGTGGAAATAAGCGTGGTGTCATGTAGTGAGCAGTATCACTGAGATGGG contains these protein-coding regions:
- the RIC3 gene encoding protein RIC-3 isoform X5 — translated: MAYSTCCRVAMVSCLVLCVSLLLPRTFLSRGGGRQEPGAAPLAAPAPPEGKLGRFPPRMHYQATPSSPAAPHFPRSHLAEAVAKAKAGGGGSGSAGGSGRGLVGQIIPIYGFGIFLYILYILFKLASKGKTTAGERKCPTAAPGNAKRKITDYELNQLQEKLRETEEAMEKLINRVGPNCDSHDSSLGNVLIKV